The DNA segment ATCCCAAAAGGCGTCAGTATTCAGACACACGGCGTGCCGCGTGCCTTCGTGCTTGATGAGACCACACTCGTCCACCGGCAAAATTTCGGGATATTTTTTGGACAACCACAGCGGCGGAGCGGCGGTTGGCGTGGCCAGCACCACTTTCATTCCCGCCCGATGCAGCACGTCCATCACGCGACGTAACCAGGCGAAATCGAATTTGTCCTCCTGCGCCTCGCACAAGCTCCAGCAAAACTCACCAATGCGAACGACGTTGCAGCCGGCGGCGGCCATCAACTCGGCGTCGGTTTGCCATTGCGCTTCGGGTTTCTCAGCGGTGCCGCCGTAAGGATAGATCCACTGCTCAGGATGATAATCAACTCCGAAATACATAGGTCGTACTGGTTGTTGTTACACCGGGACTGCTACCGTTTCAGTCTAGCCCTTGGATCGCCACCACAGCAACGGAAAATTACCACGGAAATTACCACCGCAGAAACCGGCACCGATGATCTGAATTCACCGGGCTTACGATTCGCGGCGGAGCAGAAATTCCGCCAGTGCTTCGAGCGCCACCGCACGACCTCGGAACGGACGCAGTGCGGCGAAGGCCTTGTCGGTCAATTGCGTGGCAATTTTACGTGATTTCTCCAGGCCAACGATGGCCGGATACGTCGCCTTCTGCGCGCGGGTGTCCTTGCCGGCAGTTTTACCAAGCTTCTCGCTGGTTTGCGTGACGTCGAGAATGTCGTCAATCACCTGAAACGCCAGCCCGACGTGATAGCCAAAATCCGTCAAGGCCCGAAGCTGCGCGGGGGAGCCGTTCGCGCTCATGCCGCCGAGTCGCGCCGAGCAGCAAAGCAAGGCCGACGTCTTTCGTTCGTGGATGTACTTCAACTGCGTCGGCGTGGTCTTGCGTCCTTCGCCTTCCAAGTCTGCCACCTGCCCAGCAATGAGTTGTAGCGAACCGGAGGCGTAAGCGATTTCCAGAATCAAATCACGATGCGGATAACGCGGCCAACTTCGCGCCTGCGCGGCAATTTCAAACGCCTGCGTCAGCAAGGCGTCACCGGCCAGAATGGCGATGCCTTCGCCAAAGACCTTGTGATTGGTCGGTTTGCCCCGACGATAATCGTCGTTATCCATCGCGGGCAAATCGTCATGCACCAGCGAATAGGTGTGGATACATTCGACCGCGCAGGCCAGTGGCAGTGCGTCCGCCACGCGGCCGCCGCATGCTTGCGCCGCCGCCAGCACCAAAGCCGGGCGCATCCGTTTGCCGCCGGCAAAAAGCGAGTAACGCATCGCCCGGTGCAGCGTGGTGGGTCGGGTTTTCTCCGAGGGCAGAAAACCATCCAGCGCGGCGTTGACCAATCCCGTGCTGGACGACAGGAAAGCCTCCAGATCAAACCGGGGCGCGGCAGTTTGTGAACGACGTCGTTTTGGCGCGGACATGTAGGGAATTGATTTAGGTGAAGCGCGTGACCAGAGCAAGTTTGAAAGGCGACGCAAGCGCGATTTTTTACCCATCAACACCAAAAAAACGCGCCGCAAATTCCGCCCCCGGCGGCGTTACAAGCGCGCCAGCTTATTGATGGCGCCATGCAATCGGCGTGCGATGCTCTGCTGCCGTTCCGCCGCCAGCACCTTGCCGCCGTCCGGTTCGCGCACATAGAAACTGTCAATCGCCGCCCCCTTTTCGGTGAGAATGCGCGCCGTCGAAATGTCCACCTCCAGATCCGCCAGCGTTTGTGCGATGGTGTAGAGCAGGCCGATGCGATCTTCCGTTTCCACTTCAATAAAAGTCCGCGTATCGGAACTGTCGTTGTCAAAACGGATTTGCGTCGGCATTTGTTCTCCGCTGTATGCCCGATAAATCGGGCGCGAGGTTTTTTGGGCGGCGATCAACTTCGGGAAATCCACCGTGCCTCCCGTGAGCACGCGGGTGAGCAATTTCTCAAACTCATCGCGCTGCGCGGCCTTGGCGAGTTTGCCGGTCACGGCGTCGGTCACAAAAAACGTGTCCAACGCGATCCCGTCCTGCCGGGTGAAAATTTGCGCGCTCAAAATGGTCAAGCCCACCGCGCTGAGCGACCCGGCAATCTTCACGAACAATCCCGCGCGATCCCAGGTGCAGACGCGCACCACGCTGTAACCGAGGTCCAGGTCGTTGCGCAAATTGACGACGGGCGCAAGCGGGCGATCCTGCTCCGCGAGCTGGCGGTGCATGAACTCATGAGTCAGCAGCAAATCGTCGTGGATTTCTCGCGCGGAATTCACCTGTAAATACCGCGCGGGCAAGGCGTCAAAATGCGCCTTCACTTCTTCCAACGAAACCGCCGGCGGCAGCAAACCCTTCACCTCCTCCATCAACAAATCGCGCTGCTTCTTTCCGGCCGCGACGAATTCCGTGCCGCCAGTCAGCAACGGCAACGCGCGGTCGTGCAGTTGCCAGAGCAGTTGTTCCTTGAAACCGTTCCACAACTTGTCGCTCGTGGCCATTGCGTCCGCAAACGTCAGCAGCGTCAACAACGCCAGCGTCGCCGGCGTCTCAACCGCCTGCGCGAAATTGCGCATCACCGCCGGATCATCCATGTCGTGCCGCTGCGAAACGATGGCCATCAGCAAATGGTGTTCGATCAACGCGCCCAGCATGTGCCGATCCGCCCCGTCCAACCCGAGCCGTTTGCCGACGCGCGCGGCCAGTTGCGCGCCCACCGCCGCGTGTTTGCCGTGCCCGCGCGGTTTGCCGGTGTCATGCAGCAGCAACGCCAGGTACAACAGCGCGGGCCGTTCGAGCTGCTGGAACTGGGCGGCATAGGCCAGGTACGGCGGCGCTTTCGCCTCCCAAAACCGGTCCGCCTGCTCCAGGCAAACCAACGTGTGTTCATCGGCGGAGTATTGGTGATAAAACTCGTGCTGCACCAGACAGGTCAGCTTGCCAAACTCGGGCACGTACTTGCCCAAAAAATCCACCTCGTGCATCGCGCGCAAAATGGGCGCGACCGTGCCGCGTTGGTTGAGGATGGTCAAAAATGTTTCCGCGACGCGCTCGTCCTTGAGGAAATCCCGATTCACCAGCGCGACCTGGCTGCGGATCAATTGCGCCAAATCCGGATGCAGGCGCAGTCCGCGTTGTTGCGCGTAACGAAACACGCGCATCAACCGGCGCGGGTGATCGCGAAAAATGCGCGCGTGCGCCGCGTGAATTTCGCCGTTGATGAATCGGAATCCGTCCACCGGCTCCGCTTCCGTTTGCTTCGGCAACCAGTGCCGTAATGATAATCGCCCGACCGGCTGGGGCAGAAATGCCAGCCGCTGTTCCAGCGTGCGCGTAATGATGAAAATGTTGCGCGTGTGCGAATAAAAATCGCGCATGAACCGCTCGATGCGCTGGCTCGGAGAGCGTTCCGCGTAACCCAGCGCCAACGCCACGGCGGGTTGGAGATTTTTCGTCAGTTCGTCCGTCGGCCGGCTCGCGAGGTAATGCACCTGCGTGCGCACCCGCAACAGGAAATCGTATGCCGCCTCCAATTGTTTGCACTCGCGCGGCATGACCAGTCCGTGCGCCTGCAAATCCGCCAGTGAGCGGGTGCGGTATTTGAAGAACGCCATCCAGATCAGGTTCTGATAATCGCGCAGCCCGCCGCAGCCGTTCTTGAGATTCGGCTCCTGCATGAACGGCGAGTTGCCATATCGGGCGCGGCGTTCCGCTTGATCCTCGAGCCGGGCGGCGATGTACTTTTTCTCGTAGCCTTTGACACACTTCGCCAGCACCGTCTTTTGAAATCGCGCAAACAACTTTTCATCACCGCTGATCAAACGCGCCTCGATGAGCGA comes from the Verrucomicrobiia bacterium genome and includes:
- a CDS encoding polyprenyl synthetase family protein codes for the protein MSAPKRRRSQTAAPRFDLEAFLSSSTGLVNAALDGFLPSEKTRPTTLHRAMRYSLFAGGKRMRPALVLAAAQACGGRVADALPLACAVECIHTYSLVHDDLPAMDNDDYRRGKPTNHKVFGEGIAILAGDALLTQAFEIAAQARSWPRYPHRDLILEIAYASGSLQLIAGQVADLEGEGRKTTPTQLKYIHERKTSALLCCSARLGGMSANGSPAQLRALTDFGYHVGLAFQVIDDILDVTQTSEKLGKTAGKDTRAQKATYPAIVGLEKSRKIATQLTDKAFAALRPFRGRAVALEALAEFLLRRES
- the glnD gene encoding [protein-PII] uridylyltransferase: MQDLLDKIAAEARERLVLPAGREVAQELPRFRAFLKRAAHRLKLAHQNGQSGLAVCQTRASVLDCVVRALWVIAWNALPETERKVKPPLALVALGGYGRGELNPLSDIDLLFLHEGLVRESLQPAPVLERMLNGVWLTLFDLGLKPGHAVRTIPECVAATNDQGDARRIETRTSLIEARLISGDEKLFARFQKTVLAKCVKGYEKKYIAARLEDQAERRARYGNSPFMQEPNLKNGCGGLRDYQNLIWMAFFKYRTRSLADLQAHGLVMPRECKQLEAAYDFLLRVRTQVHYLASRPTDELTKNLQPAVALALGYAERSPSQRIERFMRDFYSHTRNIFIITRTLEQRLAFLPQPVGRLSLRHWLPKQTEAEPVDGFRFINGEIHAAHARIFRDHPRRLMRVFRYAQQRGLRLHPDLAQLIRSQVALVNRDFLKDERVAETFLTILNQRGTVAPILRAMHEVDFLGKYVPEFGKLTCLVQHEFYHQYSADEHTLVCLEQADRFWEAKAPPYLAYAAQFQQLERPALLYLALLLHDTGKPRGHGKHAAVGAQLAARVGKRLGLDGADRHMLGALIEHHLLMAIVSQRHDMDDPAVMRNFAQAVETPATLALLTLLTFADAMATSDKLWNGFKEQLLWQLHDRALPLLTGGTEFVAAGKKQRDLLMEEVKGLLPPAVSLEEVKAHFDALPARYLQVNSAREIHDDLLLTHEFMHRQLAEQDRPLAPVVNLRNDLDLGYSVVRVCTWDRAGLFVKIAGSLSAVGLTILSAQIFTRQDGIALDTFFVTDAVTGKLAKAAQRDEFEKLLTRVLTGGTVDFPKLIAAQKTSRPIYRAYSGEQMPTQIRFDNDSSDTRTFIEVETEDRIGLLYTIAQTLADLEVDISTARILTEKGAAIDSFYVREPDGGKVLAAERQQSIARRLHGAINKLARL